One window of the Labilibaculum sp. genome contains the following:
- a CDS encoding DUF362 domain-containing protein, protein MAYIISDDCTACGSCINECPVDAISEGDIYVIDPDTCIDCAACAEVCPVEAISEGE, encoded by the coding sequence ATGGCTTATATTATTTCAGATGACTGTACTGCTTGTGGTTCTTGTATAAATGAATGTCCGGTAGATGCAATTTCGGAAGGAGATATTTATGTTATCGATCCAGACACTTGTATTGATTGTGCTGCCTGCGCAGAAGTATGTCCGGTTGAAGCAATTTCTGAGGGGGAGTAA
- a CDS encoding ABC-F family ATP-binding cassette domain-containing protein: MISYLQVENLSKSYGDLTLFENISFGIGQGHKIALIAKNGTGKTTLLNIISGLDSQDSGDISFRSDLKTAYLEQNPDLNNSNTVLNEVFNSTDSVLSVIRDYERIINENDQEAMTDIIEKMDQFKAWDYENKVKQILSKLKITNFDQIIGELSGGQKKRVGLAKVLITDPDFLILDEPTNHLDLEMIEWLEEYLNKSKGTLLMVTHDRYFLDRVCNEIIEMESNSLFTYKGNYSYYLEKRAERIENLNAEVGKAQKLMKTEQEWIRRMPQARGTKAKYRVDAFEDIKKKASSGFKETKMDLDIKSARLGNKILELDRLYKSYGDLKILEDFSYKFQREEKIGIVGKNGTGKSTFLNMITRNIKADSGSIEIGETVVYGYYKQDGITINENERIIDVIKEIAESIDLGNGKVMSASQFLEYFLFPTKTQYNQVSKLSGGEKRRLYLMTVLMKNPNFLILDEPTNDLDIMTLNVLEDYLLSFSGCLIIVSHDRYFMDKVVDQLFVFEGDGIIRNFPGNYTIYRDSQVQQEKEIKKTEKLATPKKEKPKSEPTKKLSFNEKREFEQLEVDIETLTTEKEEIEIAMSSGSLSNDELMEKAGRIEKVIELIDEKEFRWLELSERA; the protein is encoded by the coding sequence ATGATATCATATTTACAGGTTGAAAACCTTAGCAAAAGTTACGGAGACCTTACTCTATTTGAAAATATTAGTTTCGGAATTGGACAAGGACATAAAATTGCACTGATTGCAAAAAACGGTACCGGAAAAACTACTCTTTTAAATATTATCTCAGGACTGGACAGTCAGGATAGTGGAGACATCAGCTTTCGCAGTGATTTAAAAACAGCATATCTGGAACAAAATCCTGACCTGAACAACAGCAATACTGTCCTTAATGAAGTTTTTAATTCCACAGACTCTGTACTTTCTGTAATTCGTGACTACGAACGAATAATCAATGAAAATGATCAGGAAGCAATGACAGATATCATTGAAAAAATGGATCAATTCAAGGCCTGGGATTACGAAAACAAGGTAAAACAAATCTTATCCAAACTAAAAATCACCAATTTCGATCAAATTATTGGTGAGCTTTCCGGGGGACAAAAAAAAAGAGTTGGATTGGCTAAAGTTCTAATTACTGATCCTGACTTCTTGATTCTTGATGAACCGACCAACCACTTAGATCTGGAAATGATAGAATGGCTTGAGGAATACCTTAACAAATCGAAAGGTACATTATTGATGGTTACTCACGATAGATATTTTCTGGATCGCGTTTGTAATGAAATTATCGAAATGGAGTCTAATAGTCTCTTCACCTATAAAGGCAACTATTCCTACTATTTGGAAAAAAGAGCAGAGCGAATCGAAAATCTAAACGCCGAGGTTGGCAAAGCTCAAAAACTGATGAAAACTGAGCAGGAATGGATACGAAGAATGCCACAAGCGAGGGGAACAAAAGCCAAATACAGAGTTGATGCCTTTGAGGATATCAAGAAAAAAGCAAGCTCTGGATTTAAAGAAACAAAAATGGATTTAGATATTAAATCCGCAAGGTTGGGAAATAAAATTCTGGAACTGGATCGTCTATACAAAAGCTATGGTGATTTAAAAATACTAGAGGATTTCAGCTATAAATTTCAAAGAGAAGAAAAAATAGGAATCGTAGGCAAAAATGGTACAGGAAAATCAACATTCCTAAACATGATTACCCGCAATATTAAAGCCGATTCTGGTTCTATTGAAATCGGAGAAACAGTAGTTTACGGCTACTACAAGCAAGATGGAATTACAATTAACGAGAATGAAAGAATCATTGACGTAATAAAAGAAATTGCAGAATCCATTGATTTAGGCAACGGAAAAGTGATGTCGGCCTCTCAATTTCTGGAATACTTTCTTTTTCCAACTAAAACTCAGTACAATCAGGTTTCGAAACTAAGCGGCGGTGAAAAACGACGATTGTATCTGATGACAGTCTTGATGAAAAACCCGAATTTCTTAATCTTGGATGAGCCCACCAATGATCTGGACATCATGACCTTGAATGTTTTGGAAGATTATTTACTTAGCTTTTCCGGATGTCTGATCATCGTATCTCACGACAGATACTTTATGGATAAAGTTGTGGATCAATTATTTGTATTTGAAGGCGATGGAATTATCAGAAATTTCCCCGGAAATTACACTATTTATCGTGATTCTCAAGTGCAGCAAGAAAAGGAAATTAAAAAAACAGAAAAATTAGCAACACCTAAAAAAGAAAAACCAAAATCGGAACCAACAAAAAAATTATCTTTTAACGAAAAAAGAGAATTTGAGCAATTGGAAGTTGACATTGAAACTCTAACAACAGAAAAAGAAGAAATTGAAATTGCGATGAGTTCCGGAAGTCTGTCAAACGATGAATTGATGGAAAAAGCGGGTCGCATTGAAAAAGTAATTGAATTAATTGACGAAAAAGAATTCAGATGGTTAGAATTAAGCGAACGGGCTTAA
- the zupT gene encoding zinc transporter ZupT produces MEFEFNTVAIAFGMTLFAGLATGIGSAIAFFAKRTNTKFLALSLGFSAGVMIYVSLVEIFQKAKDALILDHGEVTGTWYTVISFFGGILFIAVIDKMIPSFENPHEVRKIEDLANGKVIDKKLMRMGMFSALAIGIHNFPEGLATFAAALADPTIAIPIAVAIAIHNIPEGIAVSVPIYYATGSRKKAFLYSFLSGLAEPVGALIGFILIYSFLGLNNTVFGVLFGGVAGIMVFISLDELLPTAEEYGEHHIAIYGLIAGMAIMALSLLLFL; encoded by the coding sequence ATGGAATTTGAATTTAATACCGTTGCGATCGCATTTGGAATGACCCTATTTGCTGGTCTTGCTACGGGAATAGGCAGTGCAATTGCCTTCTTCGCCAAACGTACAAATACTAAATTTCTGGCACTTTCCTTAGGATTTTCTGCTGGTGTAATGATTTACGTATCACTTGTAGAAATATTCCAAAAAGCAAAAGATGCACTAATTCTTGATCATGGTGAGGTTACCGGCACCTGGTATACCGTCATCTCATTTTTTGGTGGAATATTGTTTATTGCAGTTATCGATAAAATGATCCCTTCTTTCGAGAATCCTCATGAAGTTCGAAAAATTGAAGATTTGGCAAATGGAAAAGTTATTGATAAAAAATTAATGCGAATGGGAATGTTTTCTGCACTTGCAATTGGAATTCACAATTTCCCGGAAGGATTGGCAACATTTGCAGCCGCATTAGCAGACCCAACGATTGCAATACCAATTGCTGTTGCGATAGCGATACACAATATTCCAGAAGGAATCGCGGTATCGGTACCTATCTATTATGCTACCGGAAGCAGAAAAAAAGCATTTCTATATTCTTTTCTATCAGGTTTAGCTGAGCCTGTTGGAGCATTAATCGGTTTTATTTTAATTTATTCATTTCTAGGATTAAACAACACTGTTTTCGGGGTGTTGTTTGGAGGTGTTGCCGGAATTATGGTTTTTATTTCTTTAGATGAACTGTTACCTACAGCTGAAGAATATGGAGAACATCACATTGCAATTTACGGCTTAATTGCTGGAATGGCGATTATGGCATTAAGCTTACTCCTATTCTTATAA
- a CDS encoding C1 family peptidase, with amino-acid sequence MKKNLTRITLLSVFTLSFLFLTPSCTNNDDSIANQEQIQDEDIIINSGYLPLPVEQYNKIPSAKQISTTKSYPLSVNLSCPPILSQGGEGSCVSWGVGYAGRSISWQALYGGSYNYSVNIFSPEYIYNQIKVTDCASGSYVTDGLDLVVDQGVCVWNDMPYTDVSCDVYPDNYQVLQAANYKAASYNTVPKTIDAFKDQLAAGKPIVVGGPVYRQFYYLGYNEIQTKTVKNYGGHCYCVVGYDDSKNAFLVMNSWGTNWGTNGFGWVSYSIMTKVWSEAYVLNEL; translated from the coding sequence ATGAAAAAGAATTTAACAAGAATTACCCTACTCTCTGTATTTACATTGAGTTTCCTGTTTTTAACACCTTCGTGTACCAACAATGACGATTCCATTGCAAATCAAGAACAAATTCAGGATGAAGATATCATCATAAACTCGGGTTATTTGCCACTACCTGTTGAGCAATACAATAAAATACCTAGTGCAAAACAAATCAGCACAACTAAATCGTATCCACTTTCTGTAAATCTTTCCTGCCCTCCAATTCTTAGTCAAGGTGGCGAAGGATCCTGCGTTTCCTGGGGAGTTGGGTATGCTGGAAGAAGTATTAGCTGGCAAGCTTTATATGGTGGTTCATACAACTACAGTGTGAATATTTTCAGTCCGGAATACATTTACAATCAAATTAAAGTTACTGACTGTGCCAGTGGTTCATACGTAACTGACGGACTGGACTTGGTTGTAGACCAAGGAGTTTGCGTTTGGAACGATATGCCATACACCGATGTTTCCTGCGATGTATATCCAGACAATTACCAAGTATTGCAAGCCGCAAATTACAAGGCAGCAAGCTATAATACAGTGCCTAAAACAATAGACGCATTCAAAGACCAACTTGCTGCAGGCAAACCAATTGTTGTTGGCGGACCTGTTTATCGTCAGTTTTACTATTTGGGTTATAATGAAATACAAACCAAAACAGTTAAAAATTACGGCGGACATTGTTATTGTGTTGTTGGTTACGACGATAGTAAAAATGCTTTTCTTGTTATGAACTCATGGGGAACAAACTGGGGAACCAATGGATTTGGATGGGTTTCTTACAGCATAATGACCAAAGTATGGTCTGAAGCATATGTATTAAATGAATTATAA
- a CDS encoding TonB-dependent receptor: protein MKKLAFIVCVFMLTFQIVNAQTKQISGTVTSADDGMGMPGVSVVIKGTTSGTSTDIDGKYTLNAQSSDVLLFSFVGMTPQEISVGNQTVINVIMQAEAIGMDEVMVVAYGVSKKSSFTGSAATVKGDDILKSSATSFEEALQGSTAGVQVVSTSGQPGSATTVRIRGIGSINGVATPLYIIDGVAINSENYSQVADATNYGTSASPLSSLNPSDIENITILKDASASALYGSRAANGVILITTKQGLSGKTKVNFSAKYGFSDMAVDQHKIMNAGQYYKTFFDYYYAENGGDATAANASVISDFSTSGATINPYNIDNPYGANGQLDPNAKLLYDTDWRDEVYRIAKSEEYNISATGGNDKTKFYLSAGYLNQEGIAIGSSFERLSTKLNVSNDVTDFFKVGMNNTISITEQKTPPGAGGGASPVKFADYVSSVYPLYVWEDGVKTDEYNYENAVQLDFNPVALRSLDKYTSETFRVLSSSFAELKFLKDFNLKTQVSYDRSDLKENRFYNPEHGNGKSVNGRGDRYSIVETTKSITNTLNWSKTFNEIHTVGLLLGQEATETKYELLNAEATDFVFPGTDELVATAQPVTALSYFREKALSSYFSRLNYDYAGKYYFSASFRRDGSSIFGSDNKWGNFWSVAGSWRMSQEDFMSNLQWVDDLKIRASYGINGSDAVRVYERYIAMALFDYGENYGGNAGIAFTQMANPNLKWEKLTAWDIAAEFRLFNRVSGTVEYYSKISDGLLYDQKLSFTTGVPTVKTNIAEIENKGIEIELSSENMRNSIFSWTTSLNFSANKNKIKSLPEEKVIDGSKIWEEGSDRYQFYIQKFAGVDATDGSPTWYVEDETTKEITTTKVYSKATKFKSGSALPDFTAGLRNNFEYKGFDLSFMLYFSMGGKILDYTEADLLHMGSSPGTQLLTKVIDKAWKKPGDITDIPRFEVNNSFQFHERSTRFLHDNSFVRLRNITLGYDVPKQFLERYKLSSLRLYVQGDNIWTWQNHKGIDPEQSIAGTSNNNMPNIKTFSFGVKLGL, encoded by the coding sequence ATGAAAAAACTGGCATTTATTGTTTGTGTATTCATGTTAACTTTCCAAATAGTTAATGCACAAACAAAACAAATTTCGGGTACGGTAACCAGTGCTGATGATGGCATGGGGATGCCTGGAGTCTCCGTGGTTATTAAAGGAACCACGTCAGGAACAAGTACCGATATTGACGGTAAGTATACCTTAAATGCTCAATCTTCAGATGTTTTATTGTTTAGCTTTGTAGGGATGACACCACAGGAAATTTCTGTTGGAAATCAGACCGTGATTAATGTAATTATGCAAGCCGAAGCAATAGGAATGGATGAGGTTATGGTTGTAGCTTATGGAGTATCCAAGAAATCTAGTTTTACTGGTTCGGCAGCAACAGTTAAAGGTGACGATATTTTAAAATCTTCTGCAACGAGTTTCGAAGAAGCTCTTCAGGGAAGTACAGCAGGGGTGCAGGTCGTTAGTACTTCTGGTCAGCCAGGATCTGCAACAACTGTTAGAATTCGTGGTATTGGTTCTATTAATGGTGTTGCTACTCCTTTATATATAATTGATGGCGTTGCAATTAATTCGGAAAATTATAGCCAAGTTGCTGATGCGACTAATTATGGAACCTCTGCGAGCCCACTTTCCTCTTTAAATCCTTCGGATATAGAGAATATAACTATCCTGAAAGATGCATCAGCTTCTGCATTATATGGTTCACGTGCAGCTAATGGTGTTATATTGATTACAACGAAACAAGGATTGTCTGGAAAGACCAAAGTTAACTTCTCTGCAAAATATGGCTTTTCTGATATGGCGGTTGATCAGCATAAAATAATGAATGCAGGGCAGTATTATAAAACATTTTTTGATTATTACTATGCTGAAAATGGCGGGGATGCTACAGCTGCTAATGCTTCTGTTATTAGTGATTTTAGCACTAGTGGAGCTACAATAAATCCATATAATATTGATAATCCTTATGGAGCAAATGGACAATTAGACCCAAATGCAAAGCTATTATATGATACAGATTGGAGAGATGAGGTTTATCGAATTGCTAAATCTGAAGAATATAATATTAGCGCTACCGGAGGTAATGACAAAACTAAATTTTATTTGTCTGCGGGATATTTGAATCAAGAAGGAATTGCAATTGGTTCTAGTTTTGAGCGACTTTCAACAAAGTTAAATGTTTCCAATGATGTAACAGATTTTTTTAAAGTTGGAATGAACAATACGATCTCTATTACAGAGCAGAAAACACCTCCGGGTGCTGGTGGTGGTGCTAGTCCTGTCAAATTTGCAGATTATGTATCTTCAGTGTATCCATTATATGTTTGGGAAGATGGAGTGAAAACTGATGAGTATAACTATGAAAATGCGGTTCAATTGGATTTCAATCCAGTAGCGTTAAGAAGTTTGGATAAATATACAAGTGAAACTTTTAGAGTATTATCTTCATCATTCGCTGAATTGAAATTTTTAAAGGATTTTAATTTAAAGACTCAAGTGTCTTACGATAGATCTGATTTAAAAGAAAATAGATTTTATAATCCGGAACATGGTAATGGAAAGTCTGTAAATGGTAGGGGAGATCGTTATAGTATTGTTGAAACTACAAAATCTATTACTAATACACTTAATTGGTCCAAGACGTTCAATGAGATTCACACAGTGGGTTTATTGTTAGGTCAGGAAGCAACAGAGACTAAGTATGAATTACTAAATGCTGAAGCAACAGACTTTGTTTTTCCTGGAACGGATGAATTAGTAGCTACTGCACAGCCTGTTACAGCACTTTCTTATTTTAGAGAAAAAGCTTTAAGTTCCTATTTTTCTCGTTTAAATTACGATTATGCCGGTAAATACTATTTTAGTGCTAGTTTCCGACGTGATGGATCCTCCATTTTTGGATCTGATAACAAGTGGGGAAATTTTTGGTCTGTTGCAGGATCATGGAGAATGTCGCAAGAGGACTTTATGTCGAATTTGCAATGGGTCGATGATTTGAAAATTAGAGCAAGTTATGGTATTAATGGTAGCGATGCAGTTCGTGTATATGAACGATACATTGCTATGGCTCTTTTTGATTATGGTGAAAATTATGGTGGTAATGCTGGTATAGCCTTCACTCAAATGGCAAACCCAAATTTAAAATGGGAGAAACTTACAGCATGGGATATTGCAGCAGAATTTCGTTTATTTAATCGTGTTAGTGGTACTGTTGAATATTATAGCAAAATTTCTGATGGTCTGTTGTATGATCAAAAGTTATCATTTACGACTGGTGTTCCTACTGTAAAAACTAATATTGCAGAAATTGAAAATAAAGGTATTGAAATTGAACTATCAAGCGAAAATATGAGGAACAGTATTTTTTCTTGGACAACTAGTTTAAATTTTTCAGCAAACAAGAATAAGATTAAAAGTTTACCTGAGGAAAAGGTTATTGATGGTTCCAAAATCTGGGAGGAAGGAAGTGATCGCTACCAATTCTATATTCAAAAATTTGCAGGAGTTGATGCCACTGATGGATCTCCAACTTGGTATGTAGAGGATGAAACTACGAAAGAGATTACTACTACGAAAGTTTATTCGAAAGCAACTAAATTTAAATCAGGATCTGCTTTGCCAGATTTTACTGCGGGTCTAAGAAATAATTTCGAATATAAAGGTTTTGATCTTTCTTTTATGCTATATTTTAGTATGGGAGGTAAGATTCTTGATTATACTGAGGCTGATCTATTACATATGGGATCTTCACCAGGAACTCAGTTATTAACAAAGGTGATTGACAAAGCTTGGAAAAAACCAGGTGACATCACTGATATTCCTCGATTTGAAGTGAATAACTCTTTTCAATTTCATGAAAGATCGACAAGGTTTTTGCACGATAACTCATTTGTTAGATTGAGGAATATAACTCTAGGATATGATGTGCCTAAGCAATTCCTTGAGCGCTATAAGCTTTCAAGTCTCAGATTATATGTACAAGGAGATAATATTTGGACATGGCAAAATCATAAGGGAATTGATCCAGAACAAAGTATCGCTGGAACATCAAATAATAACATGCCAAATATTAAGACTTTTTCATTTGGAGTGAAATTAGGATTGTAA
- a CDS encoding RagB/SusD family nutrient uptake outer membrane protein — MKNRILLLLLLTLLFASCGEDFLELTPSESIEASDAMSTPAKVNAVLIGAYDQMQYSYYLPYFIMEGDVKGEDVFVKSSGNYGRHVETYAYTELPTMYYCEDVWAYAYKVITNVNLVINGLEAVDMDEASKVQLIAESRGLRGYSYLNMIQAYAMPYAVDPSALGVPLILEPVLPSDPGPSRSTVQEVYTQIISDLTYAAENLVASESYRLTTAAAKGLLARAYLNMEDWANASKWAKEARDGYSLMTADQLLEGFQDDSNSEWMWSLRSVADDNNGYLHVASFYDALRTLGYNSFRIDVDFRALFGADDTRLQQIDDGVYSGGHVSLKFEHVSGWVMDQVLMRASEMYLIEAEAEAELGAGHETAAQDALFAIQSRADATAVKSTSTGETLINEVLLERRKELWGEGFRWFDLNRRGLNVTRTSSSHWALLDLPITDNKRRWPIPQDEIDANPNMVQNPGYAK, encoded by the coding sequence ATGAAAAATAGAATATTATTATTATTACTATTGACACTCCTGTTTGCTTCTTGCGGAGAGGATTTTCTCGAACTGACTCCATCCGAGTCGATTGAGGCAAGTGATGCAATGTCGACCCCAGCTAAAGTAAATGCTGTTCTTATTGGTGCATATGATCAAATGCAATACTCATATTATCTGCCATATTTTATAATGGAAGGAGATGTAAAAGGTGAGGATGTGTTTGTGAAAAGTTCTGGTAATTACGGAAGGCATGTAGAAACATATGCTTATACAGAGCTACCAACAATGTATTATTGTGAGGATGTTTGGGCGTATGCTTATAAGGTGATAACCAATGTGAACCTTGTTATAAATGGATTGGAAGCTGTTGATATGGATGAGGCTTCAAAAGTTCAATTAATTGCAGAATCCAGAGGTCTTCGGGGATATTCATATCTTAATATGATTCAGGCATATGCGATGCCATATGCTGTAGATCCTTCCGCCTTAGGAGTTCCTCTGATTCTTGAACCAGTATTGCCGTCCGATCCGGGACCTTCTCGTTCTACAGTTCAGGAAGTATATACTCAAATTATTAGTGATTTGACTTATGCTGCAGAGAATCTTGTTGCATCAGAAAGTTATAGATTAACAACTGCCGCAGCAAAAGGATTATTGGCTCGTGCATATCTTAATATGGAGGATTGGGCAAACGCATCAAAATGGGCGAAAGAGGCACGTGATGGTTATTCATTAATGACAGCAGATCAATTACTGGAAGGTTTTCAGGATGATAGTAATTCGGAATGGATGTGGTCTTTGCGTTCCGTTGCTGATGATAATAATGGTTACCTGCATGTTGCTTCATTTTATGATGCACTAAGAACATTGGGGTATAATTCTTTTAGAATTGATGTTGATTTTCGTGCATTATTTGGAGCAGATGATACTCGTTTACAACAAATTGATGATGGTGTTTATTCAGGAGGACATGTGTCATTAAAATTTGAACATGTAAGTGGTTGGGTTATGGATCAAGTTTTAATGCGTGCATCTGAAATGTATTTGATTGAAGCAGAAGCAGAAGCGGAATTAGGTGCCGGTCATGAAACAGCGGCTCAGGACGCATTATTTGCAATTCAAAGTAGAGCAGATGCAACAGCAGTTAAGTCAACCAGCACAGGAGAAACACTAATTAATGAAGTATTGCTTGAGAGAAGAAAAGAATTATGGGGTGAAGGATTTCGTTGGTTCGATTTGAATAGACGAGGACTTAATGTGACCAGAACAAGTAGTTCACATTGGGCATTGTTGGATTTACCGATAACAGATAATAAAAGACGTTGGCCGATTCCACAGGATGAAATTGATGCTAATCCTAATATGGTTCAGAACCCAGGGTATGCTAAATAG
- the nth gene encoding endonuclease III, with protein sequence MRKKDRFEKIILWFKENMPAAETELNYSNPYELLVAVILSAQCTDKRVNMMTPFLFDKYPTAFELSHASQDDIFDLIRSCSYPNNKAKHLLGMAKMLVTDYKEIVPDDINKLQKLPGVGRKTANVIASVVYDKPAMAVDTHVFRVSERIGLTTNSKTPLETEKQLVKFIPDKYIATAHHWLILHGRYVCVARKPKCKACGIKEYCKYFEKEEKKNEKAST encoded by the coding sequence ATGCGAAAGAAAGATAGATTTGAGAAGATAATATTATGGTTTAAAGAAAATATGCCGGCTGCAGAAACAGAGTTGAATTATTCAAATCCATATGAATTATTAGTTGCTGTTATCTTGTCTGCTCAATGCACCGATAAAAGAGTTAATATGATGACTCCGTTTTTATTTGACAAATATCCTACAGCTTTCGAATTATCTCATGCAAGTCAAGATGATATTTTCGATTTAATACGTTCTTGCTCTTATCCAAATAATAAAGCGAAACACTTGCTGGGGATGGCGAAAATGTTGGTGACTGATTATAAAGAGATTGTTCCCGATGATATCAATAAACTGCAGAAATTACCAGGAGTTGGCAGGAAAACGGCAAACGTGATTGCTTCGGTAGTTTACGATAAGCCGGCTATGGCTGTAGATACACATGTTTTTAGGGTTTCTGAAAGGATTGGTTTAACTACAAATTCGAAAACACCTTTGGAAACAGAAAAACAATTGGTGAAGTTTATTCCTGATAAATATATTGCAACGGCTCATCATTGGTTAATACTGCATGGTAGGTATGTGTGTGTAGCACGAAAACCGAAATGCAAAGCGTGCGGAATTAAAGAGTATTGTAAATATTTTGAGAAGGAAGAAAAGAAAAACGAAAAAGCCTCGACCTGA
- a CDS encoding MATE family efflux transporter — MKDFTQGNITRLILNFTLPMLLGNVFQQLYNIVDSIIVGKVLGKEALASVGASFPIIFTLIALLIGIGSGFSIVISQFYGAKDINRVKRAIDTMYIFLFGTGIFISILGIYFSEHLFLLLQLPIELIPQATSYLNVYMAGMIMFFGFSGTSSILRGLGDSKTPLYFLILASIFNIIFDLLFVMVFKWGIAGAAWATVIAQSGAFISAIIYLNRSHSIIKFSLFKLVFDKDIFIKSLKIGIPSGLQHTFVALGMMALLGIVNTFGTDVIAAYTAAGRIDSLAMMPAMNFSQAVAAFVGQNLGANKIDRVRQGFKVTFIMSNIFCLMMTAIIILFGSHLMKLFTTDTNVIAIGEKYLIIVSSFYLLFSTMFTTNGVLRGAGDTLIPMFITLFSLWIIRIPGAYFLSSKIGETGIWWSIPLGWSMGTIFSYLYYRTGRWKKKSIVSHQEYS, encoded by the coding sequence ATGAAAGATTTCACCCAAGGAAACATTACCAGACTCATACTGAATTTCACCTTACCAATGTTGTTGGGAAATGTGTTTCAGCAGCTCTATAATATTGTAGACAGTATTATTGTTGGAAAGGTTTTGGGAAAAGAAGCCCTTGCATCTGTAGGTGCATCATTTCCGATTATATTCACGCTTATAGCATTACTAATTGGAATAGGTTCCGGCTTTTCTATTGTTATATCACAATTTTACGGAGCAAAAGACATCAATAGAGTGAAAAGAGCTATTGATACCATGTATATTTTTTTATTCGGCACTGGTATTTTCATCTCTATACTTGGAATCTATTTTAGTGAACATCTTTTTCTTTTACTACAACTGCCTATCGAATTAATACCTCAGGCAACAAGCTATTTAAATGTCTACATGGCCGGAATGATCATGTTTTTTGGTTTTAGTGGTACCAGTTCTATTCTTCGCGGACTTGGTGATTCCAAAACACCGCTATACTTTTTAATACTGGCCTCCATCTTTAATATTATATTCGATTTATTATTTGTTATGGTATTTAAGTGGGGAATCGCGGGAGCAGCCTGGGCTACAGTTATTGCTCAAAGTGGTGCATTTATTTCCGCTATCATTTACTTAAACCGAAGCCATAGCATCATTAAATTTTCACTTTTCAAATTGGTTTTTGATAAAGACATATTTATTAAAAGTTTAAAAATTGGTATCCCTTCAGGTCTTCAACACACGTTTGTCGCACTGGGAATGATGGCCTTACTGGGAATTGTAAATACTTTTGGAACTGATGTTATTGCAGCCTATACTGCCGCTGGTAGAATCGACTCTTTAGCTATGATGCCGGCAATGAATTTTTCACAGGCAGTAGCTGCATTTGTAGGCCAGAATTTAGGAGCCAATAAAATTGACCGGGTTCGACAAGGATTTAAAGTTACATTCATCATGTCGAATATATTTTGCCTAATGATGACTGCTATCATAATTCTATTTGGAAGTCACTTAATGAAACTATTTACTACCGATACAAACGTAATTGCCATTGGTGAAAAATACTTAATCATAGTGAGTTCTTTCTATCTTCTTTTCTCTACAATGTTCACCACAAATGGAGTATTAAGAGGTGCAGGTGACACACTAATACCAATGTTTATTACACTCTTTTCCCTTTGGATCATTCGCATTCCCGGTGCCTATTTTCTGTCTTCAAAAATTGGAGAAACAGGAATTTGGTGGTCCATCCCCCTTGGTTGGTCAATGGGAACAATATTCTCATATCTTTACTACCGAACCGGCCGGTGGAAAAAAAAATCAATTGTATCACATCAGGAATACTCATAA